The following nucleotide sequence is from Ferruginibacter lapsinanis.
GTTGGCTTTGGTAAAAATCAAAGATGGTAGTGCCAAACATTTCTTTGAAACCTTTCTTTAAATAACATTCGTTGATGGCAACTTTTCGGCTCAATTCCTTAATGGTTAAGGGTTCGCCGATATGTTGCAGTAAAACTTCTCTTGCTTTGGTGATCTTTTCCCTGTCGGCTTCATTCGCCAAAAATTTGCAGGAGAATACTTCCGCTTTATCACCCAACATACAATCCATGCTGTATAACAACAGGATCTGCGTTTGAGCATTTACAAAGATATTTTCTAAGGTGTCTGTGTAGTTGTGATTCAACAAAGCTTCTATTGCCATTCTTGTTTTACCACACAAAGGCAATTGTTTGCTGAAAGATGTTCTGTGTTCAAAAGCCAGCACATCATCCGAAATGTTCATTTGCTTTTTACCCTTTACAAACTGGGTAAGATAGGAGGGCTTGAAACTAAAGCTCAATACATCCACGCTGGTTACTTTTTCTATACAGGTTTTTGATTCGTTGAATTTACAAAAATCACATTCTGCCTGTTTTTGTTTACAGTAAATATTCCCAGATACACAAAACCTTAGTTCTAAGAAATTAGCATCCGGATTATTCTTTTCGTAATGGTAAACCAACATTCCGGTATCTTCCATATTCCAGTCAGATTGTTGCCTGTACCGTTTAATAGAATAATGAACCGAGCCGGGAACAGCACGATTGATATCCTGCAAAACATCCAATTCATCTAATTTGAACGAATGTTGCGGAGAAACCGGTGATATGTCTTTAGTCAGATACATTGATAAACTTCGATGCAAAGATACGTAAGAATCTCCAAAAAATGCTATGCACCTGTAGGGGGATTGTCACAGTTTGGTAAAAGCTTGACAAACTTTACGTTATGCAATGCGGTGTTTGGTTAATTATCGAGTTGCTTCCAAACAGTGCCATTCCAGCCAAAGAAGTGAGTATCATAATACACGATCGTACCGGCTCCGCCTGAGGGTACCGGTGTAGTGGCATTGTGAACTACGTTGGTGTATTGGGCGCTATTGATTCGGACAGCACCATTAATATCCATTTTTTCTACCGGAGCAATGATGCCTATACCAACATTTACTGCATCTGCTCCCGTTCCTCCAATTACAAAACTATTGCTGGCCGCAACTTTAGCATTATAACCAATAGCTCCGGCATTGGTAAGATCATCAGCTGTGACATCAGTAAAAGCACCGATCAGTGTGTTTTTGCTCCCAGTTACATTAACAGTGCCACTGTTAAATCCCAATGCTGAGTTATAGCTACCTATTGTAGAGTTGAATAAGGATGATAGCCCGGTGGCGCTATTGCCGGTGCCAATAGTATTGTTATAAAGGGCTCTTCCGCCAATTCCTGTGTTAAAATTCCCTTTTGTGTTATAAAACATGGTCCAATCTCCCAGGGCTGTATTTATGGCACCGGAATCGTTTGAAAAGAGCGCTTCATTGCCAATTGCCGTGTTATCTATTCCTGCAATATTGCTGAACAACGCCGCATTTCCGTTGGCCACATTAAAACTTCCTCCTTTATTGCTGTATAATGCTCTTAAACCTATGGCGGTATTTCGTATACCCGTTGTATTATTATGTAGGGCACTATCGCCAGCGATCACATTCGATGAGATATTTCCGCCCCCTTTTCCTATCATTACTCCGTTTATTTTGGCATCGCCGCCGGCTACTTCCAGGAGTGCAGAAGGAATGGTAGTTCCTATACCCACATTTTGGGCGGAGGATATGCCTGCAGATACTAAAAAAGTCATGCTGAATAACAGGGGTTTAAGCCATTTTTTTTTCATTATAAACTGTTTTAGTATACTGCAAAATAAGGATATTTTTTTTGTGGAAATCTTTGGGAAAAAACACTTTCAAATAAGCCGTATTAAATTCCCTAAACCCCTTGATTTTCCTTATATTTGCGTGAATATAGATTTTAATAATAGTAAAGAGAATTTACCTTAATTATGAGTACAGAAATTGAAGAAGTAATAGCTCCGTCAAATGGTAGTTATGGAGCAGACAGTATCCAGGTTTTAGAAGGTTTAGAAGCAGTACGGAAACGTCCTGCAATGTATATCGGAGATATCGGTGTAAAAGGGTTGCATCACCTGGTATATGAAGTGGTAGATAACTCGATCGATGAGGCATTAGCCGGCCATTGTAAAAATATTTCAGTTACCATCAATGAAGACAATTCCATCACGGTAGAAGATGATGGTCGTGGTATACCTACCGCCATGCACACCAAAGAAAAAAAGAGTGCATTAGAGGTGGTAATGACCGTGTTGCATGCCGGTGGTAAATTCGATAAAGATTCTTACAAAGTATCGGGTGGTTTGCATGGTGTGGGGGTAAGTTGCGTAAATGCATTAAGCTCTAAACTGCATGTAACCGTAAACAGAGACGGTAAAAGATTTGAACAGGAGTATGCTATCGGCGTACCTCAATATCCGGTAAGAGAAATAGGTAATTCTGATACACATGGTACCAGGGTGCAGTTCTGGCCTGATTTGACCATCTTCACCTCGGGGGTATACAATCGTGAAATTTTAGAAGGTCGTTTACGTGAGTTATCTTTCTTAAACAGAAAGATAACCATTCATATCAGTGATCTGAGAGAAAAAGATGATGATGGTAAAACATACAGCAAAACTTTTTACAGCGAAGGCGGTATCGTTGAGTTTGTAGAAATGCTGGATAAAAATGCCAATCGTCAAACCTTATTACCTACCGTAATTTATTGCGAAGGAAGAGATGAAGCAACCAATGTTGCAGTGGAAGTGGCGATGTTGTACAACACGGGCTATCAGGAACATCTGTTCAGCTATGTAAATAATATCAACACCATTGAAGGTGGTACGCATGTGGCGGGCTTCCGTCGTTCTATTACCAGGGTATTTAAAAGCTATGGTGAAAAAGAAGGCATGTTTGAAAAAGCCAAAGTAGAAATTGAAGGAGATGATTTCAGAGAAGGATTGAGTGCGATCATTTCTGTGAAAGTACCTGAGCCGCAATTTGAAGGACAAACAAAAACAAAATTAGGTAACAGTGAGGTGATGGGTGTGGTAGATACCACATTAAGCCGTGTATTGACCGCATTTTTGGAAGAAAATCCAAAAGATGCTAAAACCATCATCCAAAAAGTAATATTAGCCGCACAGGCAAGAGCAGCTGCTAAAAAGGCCCGTGAAATGGTACAACGTAAGAGTGTACTTACCGGCGGCGGTTTACCGGGTAAACTGGCAGATTGCAGTGATAAAGATCCACATCGTTGTGAGTTATACCTGGTGGAAGGGGATTCGGCAGGTGGTACGGCCAAGCAAGGCAGAGACAGAAGTTACCAGGCCATTCTTCCTTTACGTGGTAAAATTCTGAACGTAGAAAAAGCAATGGAACATAAGATCTACGACAATGAAGAGATCAGAAATATGTTCACTGCACTGGGTGTAAAAATTGGCACACCGGAAGATCCGAAAGCACTAGATACCTCCAAACTGCGTTATCATAAACTGATCATCATGACGGATGCCGATGTGGATGGTAGTCATATTGCCACATTGATATTGACCTTTATTTTCCGTTATATGCAGGCAATGGTAGAGCAAGGCTTTGTATATATTGCCCAGCCGCCTTTATACCTTGTTAAAAAAGGAAAGGATCAGGATTATGCATGGACAGATGAAGAACGTAAAGCATTGATCGCTAAATTCGGACAAGGTAAGGATGACAGCGTTACAACGCAACGTTATAAAGGTTTGGGTGAAATGAATGCAGAACAATTATGGGAAACTACCATGAACCCTGCTACCAGAACCTTGAAACAAGTTACTATCGAAAGTGCTGCAGAAGCTGACAGAGTATTTAGTATGCTGATGGGTGATGAAGTTCCTCCACGTAGAGAGTTCATCGAAACACATGCGAAATACGCTAAGATCGACGTTTAATTATCTCATTTTATTAGAATGATATAAGGGGGTAACATTTGTTACCCCCTTTTTTATGCGATCAAATCTGGCATAGTATTTTCGGCTGTTTTTATATAAATATCAATGATGGCGCACAGAGATATTTTTTTAGTTATTGGGGTAACTTTTTACTTGTTTGTATATAACCTGTTGTTGCAATTTGAAAACACTCTTCACTATGCAACGCTGATGTTGTTGTTTTCTCCGTTGTTGATCTGTTGGATGGTATATACGGTTTTAAAGCATGGTAAATACAATGGGAAAAAATTAGATAAAGACGAATTTGGTTATCAGGATAAAAGCAAGGCAGACCTTAAGATGTTTTAAGTTGCCTTGATTGCAGGTAAAATGCCGCTTACATTTCAGATGGTGAGAGGATTTTTTTATTTAAAAGAATAGCTATCCACTATTTCATAACCGAGTATTCCTTTGATTGTAACTATTTCAATACTGTCTGCGAGCCTGATATTTACCTTTTCACTATTTGCAAAAACTAATTGTTTGTTGAGGTTTTTATAAGAGACCCTTATAGACTGCGGCTTATTATTTTTACTCCGATTATACATTGCTGATTTTTTTAAAATCGCTAATGTTGTTGTTTGGGTTGTGCCTGCACTTATGTAATAGTTCAATGCCAATATTGAAAAATAGGTGATTGGCGATAGATAAATGAAGTTCATTACACTAATTTCAATAGTTGATTCTTTTGTTGAGTTAAATACTTTTAGTGTGATTGGTAAAATTATCAACGGTATAATTAAAGTTAACGCTCCTAATATCTTCCAGTTAATAAAGGTTTGTCTGTACAGATCGATACCCCAAATGATCAGGGATACCAATATGGCCATAATAATTAACGGAACCCATTTATCTTTAAATTGTTTCATGGTGAATATAGTTGCCGGTTAAATTAAACAGATTTTGAATTACAAAAATTAAACTTTTAAATTGTTTTCAGTAATTGTTTTTCTTCCGGTGAACATTTTCACCTGTGCTTTATGCCGATCTTGTAAGACGGTAATCTGAACAAGTAGTATACGGCCAGATTACTTCTATGTCAGTCTCCCCTAAGTGTTTCGATATTTTTTAAAGAACCAAACCTTTAACAGGTCAGCAGTAATAATATACACAGCAACAATGAACAGCATTGCTCCCAAATTGATCAATGGTAAAGGAGCTAAACCAATATCAACGGCAAATGGTAAGTAGGGTAAAACAAGTGTTAGCACTAATCCCATAACACTTAAGCTGAACAAATATTTTCCCGGTTTGCTTTTGAAGAAATTTTTATGTGTGCGGATGATGAATAAAATAAACAACTCTGTCAGGATAGATTCAATGAACCAGCCGGTTTGAAATGCAGATTCTTTTACTTTTAACACATATAAAAGTGTGAGAAAAGTGATCACATCAAATACAGAACTATGGATGCCGAATATTACCATGTAGTTGCGGATAAATTTCAGGTTCCACTTACCGGGTCGGTTCAATTGCTCCTGGTCAACATTATCAGAAGCAACGGTAAGGTAGGGGAAGTCTGTAATAAAATTCATCAATAAAATTTGTTTGGGCAACATCGGCAAAAACGGCAACAGCAATGAAGCAACAGCCACACTGAACATATTACCAAATGTTGACCCTGTATTAATGAATATATATTTTAAAGTATTGGCAAAAGTTTTTCTGCCCTCTTTAATGCCATCTACCAAAACCATTACACTCTTTTCCATTAATACAAAATCAGCCGCTTCCCTGGCCACGTCTACAGCATTTTCTACAGAGATACCTACATCAGCCGCGTTGATAGCAGCAACATCATTGATGCCATCGCCAATATAAGCAACAGTATATGATTTTCTTAATGCGATAATAATGCGTTCTTTTTGCTGTGGTTCTACTTCTGCAAAAATATGCGTATGTCTTACCTGGTGAATCAATGCTTCAGGGCTGGTCTTTAAAACCTGCTCACCGGTAAGGATCGTCGGATTTACAATACCGATCTTCAGCGCTATAGATCGGGCAACATTTTTATTATCACCCGTAATTATTTTTAAACCAACATGTAATTTATGCAGTTCATTGATGGTTTCGGGCATACCTTCTTTTACAGGGTCTTGCAATAAAATGAAGCCGGCAAATATCATAGCTGTTTCATCGGTAATGCTGATACTGTCGTTGGTCATCGTTTTGTAACAAATGGCAATTGCCCGGAGCCCGTCTATACCAAATAGCTCAAATCTTTTTGCAACGGCTGCTTTGTGTAATTCAATGTCTTCAATGTTATCATTACCAGATCGTATTGAAGAACAGATCTCTATTATCTGATCAAAAGCCCCCTTGGTGATCAGTAATTTTTCGTTGCCGGTTTTAACGGCTATGCTCAATCTCTTTCGGAGAAAGTCATAGGGGATCTCCCCGATCTTTTCAGGCGTGGTGGTGGAGGTTATTTTTAATTGCTTCAATGCTTCATCAATCGGGTTGGCGTATCCGCTTTCGAATGTTGCATTCCAAAAAGCAAGTTGTTTTACATTTTCATTTTCTTGTCCGAAACCATCGGTGATGCCGGTAATGTTGATACTTCCTTCTGTAATGGTTCCGGTTTTGTCGGTACATAATAAATTTACTTCTCCAAGATTTTGAATAGAGGATAATTTTTTTACGATCACTTTTTTCTCCAACAGTCTTTTTGCGCCGGCACTCATGGCAATAGTAGTAATGGCGGGCAATAATTCGGGAGCCATACCTATAGCCAATGCCAGTGCAAACAGTGCAGACTCTATAGGGCTTTTGTGGTTGACCAGGTTAATGACCAAGATAAAAACAGAAAGCACCAGGGTGATCTTCATCAGAAAAAAACCAAAGTCTTTGATGCCTTTTTCAAAAGTGGTTTCTACTGTTTTGGATGCACTTTGAGCAATGCTGCCAAAAATTGTATTGTCGCCTGTTTGAATCACCAATGCTTTTGCATTGCCGCTTACAATATTTGTTCCTTCCCAGAGGCAATTGGTTCTTTTTGAGAGTTCAGTGTTCTCATCCAGTATACCAACTTGTTTTCTTACCGGATAAGACTCACCCGTTAAACTGGCCTCATTGGCATGCAGCTCATTGCTCTCTATCAGTAAACAATCGGCGGGTATCATATCGCCTGCTTTGAATACAAGCACATCGCCGGTTACTATTTTTGAAGAATTGATCTCAATCGTTTGGCCATCTCTTATAACATTAGTTTTTAAAGATATCAGCGATTGCAGTTTCTCCACAACTCTGCCTGCATTTCTCTCCTGGAAAAAGCTGAGTAAGCCGGTAGAAAGAACGATGAACAGTATGATAAAGACATCGGAAGTATCACCAAGGAATGCAGACAGAATTACTGCGCCAATCAGCAAAAGCATTAAAGGGCTTTTAAATTGCCCGATAAATAATTTTATATCTTTTGATAAATGCGATTGCGGTTTTGTGTGATTGCCCGATCTGAGTAGTGTGGCTTCAGCGGTTGTTTGAGATATACCTTTTTCAGTACTATTTAATTGTTTGAACCAATAGCCGGTATCAAATTGCCAGAATTTATTTTCGGTAGTAGCCTGCATAAGGTTGGTTGTTTATTTTGTTTACCTTTTCCTGATGCGTACAAAGTGGTTAACTTGTGTTGATTGTTGCAATGATCTATTACAACCAAGTTATAAAATAAAAAGAACAAGTTGGTAATTTCTTTCGGGCAATGTTCTCTTATGCTGTTACAAACTAAGGGGAGCTACTGTTGTTGAAAAAACTACCCCGGAGTAGGTATCTGTTCTTCCAGCATTTTATTATTCAATTTATCGTAGTACGTGCAGGTCATCAGATCCATATCTACCGTCCATTTTTCAACGCCGGTTTGTGCAGAGTGATTACAAAATGCTGCATAATCTGTTTGGCCCCGTTGATGGCTTTTTAAATAATGTTTGAAACGCTCTTTATCACTGATGTTGGCTATTTTTAATGCAGCATACTTGCGTTTGGTTTTAACTTGATAATCGTTGTCGCCCAAAAAAACGGTGTGCCCGTCTCTCACATATGTGTGGTATTTTTTAACGCCTAATTTTTTAATTTCCTGTATATATAAGGGAAAATCGGCTCCACTCTTAACTTTAGAATGTGCTTCTTTAATTGATGCCAGTTCAAACATTATGTACTCGTTTTTATTTCAACAAAGGTAGAGAATTTCTTAACGGTCAATTTGGTTACAATTTTTCATAGTGAAGTGCAATTACACCACACGGAAAAGTTTTAGATTCTACCAGTTTTAATTTAGTGGTTTCGGTTACATTTTTAAATAGCGGCATCCCTTTTCCTAATATAATAGGATTTACAAAAAGCCAGAACTCATCGATCAGTCCTTCATTTAATAAGGACTGCGAAGCACTTGGACTGCCGAATATTAAAATATTTTTTCCTTCCCGGTTTTTTATTTTATTAATGTTGTCTGTAAGTTGGTTGCTGATAATTGTAGTGTTGGTAAGCCCGGCCTCAGTAATTGTTGTTGATAATACAACTTTTGAAACTTTGTTGTACCAGGTTGAGTGCTCAATGTCGTGTTTGCTTGCGTTTGGTTTTTCGCCTGCTGTTGGCCAATAACTTTGCATCATTTCATACGTTACCCGTCCATAGAGTGCGGTGTCTGCCTGGGCTGTCATTGTAGCAACAAAGTCAAACAGATCAGTATCTAATTTAACCCAACTCAGTTCTCCGTTAGGTCCTGCAACAAAACCATCAAGTGTTGTGTGCATAAAGAAAATTAACTTTCTCATTTAGTATAATTTTTACTGTATAATTTTTTGTTTGTTAATGTTTGCAAGGGTGTTAAACTGCCATTGCAAGCAAACCCACGTTACCGGTAAGTACCATTATTATTTGTTTTTTAATTCTAACAGTAAGTCCTGCCAATATTTTTTTGTCAATACACCAACATAAAACCGTCCTGATACTATAAAGTGAATGAATAACCAAAGTAAAAAAATTGCTTGTCCGTAAAATATAGGAATTTGTGAGTCTTCGCTTTTCCCAATTCTAAATGTTGTTGTTGATATGGCCGGGCTAAATGAAAGTAAACTGAACATTCCAATCAGAAGTGTTACCCCTAAAGCAACAACACCTACCGTATGATTTTTGAAAAGTAAAAAATAATTGATTGGCAAAAAAATAAGACCGACGATATGCTGCCATGAAAATATTGTATCAGTTGTTGAAACTGTCCAAATTAAATTGATGGCAGAGATTGTCAAAATAATGAGTGGAATAAAGTCTAAATAGTATTTTATTTTTTCTTTTGTCAAGGGGTAGTTATTTTAAGTTGTTTGCGAATCTTTGCCTTGGTTCGTGCCCTCAAGAATCATTCGCTAAGTTAAAACTCCATAATCATATCTTTCAAAAAATAAAATCATTTTTATCCTGTTCAAAGTATTGGGCAGATGGATATATATAATCACAGGGAGCATCTAATTTAAAAAATGTATCTAAATTTGAAATAGGAACACCGATAAAGGTAGAAAAGAAATGACAGGACTATTCCAACGATTAGCAATATGGGCTGCAATAATAACAATTATAGTGGCAATTATTGGATGGATTGCAGGTATCGTAAATATGTGGCCATTCTATAGGATAATGGTTATTATAATATTTTCTCTTTCTATTATTGCAATAATATTAGGGTATGTTGAAAAAGACAAAAAATAATTTATCTATTTTTTTAATCATAATGGTCTAACAGGTATAATAGTTATCTGAGGACACGAGCCAAGGCGAGGACTTATAAATAATAATCTTTTTCAACTTCCCATGTAAAGGGTTCAATAAAAGTAGTGAGCTTTTTTAACTTTGTTATTTTAAAACTCCTCCATTTAACTTTTGATTTATCTGACGAAACATTGCCGACTTCGATCTTGACTTTTTTTGTAAGGAAGTTATAGCTTCTGTTTTCCATTTCTCCGGTATTGCGCTGAATAGCATTGCAATCGGCACCAATGAGGATAAATTGATTGCCTTGATACCGGAATTTGTATGAATTATTGGATGCTCCCCAACCACCCATATTCATGAAAATTTGGAAATCTATTTTTAAAACTTGATGTGAAATTGAAATTCCCTGGTAAGGTTCTTCCATATATGGGTCGTCATGGCTTAGAATGAATGTATTGCTTTGTGCAACAAAATCATATTGCTTTGAAGAGGCA
It contains:
- the gyrB gene encoding DNA topoisomerase (ATP-hydrolyzing) subunit B, translated to MSTEIEEVIAPSNGSYGADSIQVLEGLEAVRKRPAMYIGDIGVKGLHHLVYEVVDNSIDEALAGHCKNISVTINEDNSITVEDDGRGIPTAMHTKEKKSALEVVMTVLHAGGKFDKDSYKVSGGLHGVGVSCVNALSSKLHVTVNRDGKRFEQEYAIGVPQYPVREIGNSDTHGTRVQFWPDLTIFTSGVYNREILEGRLRELSFLNRKITIHISDLREKDDDGKTYSKTFYSEGGIVEFVEMLDKNANRQTLLPTVIYCEGRDEATNVAVEVAMLYNTGYQEHLFSYVNNINTIEGGTHVAGFRRSITRVFKSYGEKEGMFEKAKVEIEGDDFREGLSAIISVKVPEPQFEGQTKTKLGNSEVMGVVDTTLSRVLTAFLEENPKDAKTIIQKVILAAQARAAAKKAREMVQRKSVLTGGGLPGKLADCSDKDPHRCELYLVEGDSAGGTAKQGRDRSYQAILPLRGKILNVEKAMEHKIYDNEEIRNMFTALGVKIGTPEDPKALDTSKLRYHKLIIMTDADVDGSHIATLILTFIFRYMQAMVEQGFVYIAQPPLYLVKKGKDQDYAWTDEERKALIAKFGQGKDDSVTTQRYKGLGEMNAEQLWETTMNPATRTLKQVTIESAAEADRVFSMLMGDEVPPRREFIETHAKYAKIDV
- the mgtA gene encoding magnesium-translocating P-type ATPase, producing MQATTENKFWQFDTGYWFKQLNSTEKGISQTTAEATLLRSGNHTKPQSHLSKDIKLFIGQFKSPLMLLLIGAVILSAFLGDTSDVFIILFIVLSTGLLSFFQERNAGRVVEKLQSLISLKTNVIRDGQTIEINSSKIVTGDVLVFKAGDMIPADCLLIESNELHANEASLTGESYPVRKQVGILDENTELSKRTNCLWEGTNIVSGNAKALVIQTGDNTIFGSIAQSASKTVETTFEKGIKDFGFFLMKITLVLSVFILVINLVNHKSPIESALFALALAIGMAPELLPAITTIAMSAGAKRLLEKKVIVKKLSSIQNLGEVNLLCTDKTGTITEGSINITGITDGFGQENENVKQLAFWNATFESGYANPIDEALKQLKITSTTTPEKIGEIPYDFLRKRLSIAVKTGNEKLLITKGAFDQIIEICSSIRSGNDNIEDIELHKAAVAKRFELFGIDGLRAIAICYKTMTNDSISITDETAMIFAGFILLQDPVKEGMPETINELHKLHVGLKIITGDNKNVARSIALKIGIVNPTILTGEQVLKTSPEALIHQVRHTHIFAEVEPQQKERIIIALRKSYTVAYIGDGINDVAAINAADVGISVENAVDVAREAADFVLMEKSVMVLVDGIKEGRKTFANTLKYIFINTGSTFGNMFSVAVASLLLPFLPMLPKQILLMNFITDFPYLTVASDNVDQEQLNRPGKWNLKFIRNYMVIFGIHSSVFDVITFLTLLYVLKVKESAFQTGWFIESILTELFILFIIRTHKNFFKSKPGKYLFSLSVMGLVLTLVLPYLPFAVDIGLAPLPLINLGAMLFIVAVYIITADLLKVWFFKKYRNT
- a CDS encoding DUF1398 domain-containing protein, whose product is MFELASIKEAHSKVKSGADFPLYIQEIKKLGVKKYHTYVRDGHTVFLGDNDYQVKTKRKYAALKIANISDKERFKHYLKSHQRGQTDYAAFCNHSAQTGVEKWTVDMDLMTCTYYDKLNNKMLEEQIPTPG
- a CDS encoding helix-turn-helix domain-containing protein is translated as MYLTKDISPVSPQHSFKLDELDVLQDINRAVPGSVHYSIKRYRQQSDWNMEDTGMLVYHYEKNNPDANFLELRFCVSGNIYCKQKQAECDFCKFNESKTCIEKVTSVDVLSFSFKPSYLTQFVKGKKQMNISDDVLAFEHRTSFSKQLPLCGKTRMAIEALLNHNYTDTLENIFVNAQTQILLLYSMDCMLGDKAEVFSCKFLANEADREKITKAREVLLQHIGEPLTIKELSRKVAINECYLKKGFKEMFGTTIFDFYQSQRMEHAKYLLYDKGLSVTEVSAMLGYSSISHFSTAFKKHTGIKPCELLLH
- a CDS encoding dihydrofolate reductase family protein, whose amino-acid sequence is MRKLIFFMHTTLDGFVAGPNGELSWVKLDTDLFDFVATMTAQADTALYGRVTYEMMQSYWPTAGEKPNASKHDIEHSTWYNKVSKVVLSTTITEAGLTNTTIISNQLTDNINKIKNREGKNILIFGSPSASQSLLNEGLIDEFWLFVNPIILGKGMPLFKNVTETTKLKLVESKTFPCGVIALHYEKL